The Blattabacterium cuenoti genome includes a region encoding these proteins:
- the rpsG gene encoding 30S ribosomal protein S7 codes for MRKVKNKEKIYLPDPKFNDPLVTRFVNHLMKNGKKNVAYKIFYNAMKKIDLIKEREEKSALEIWKDGLKNVMPHVEVRTRRMGGSNIQVPVPISSNSKMTKAMKLLISCASIRKEKTMANKLASEIWDAFKEQGEAIKRKENIHKMAESNKAFSHFRF; via the coding sequence ATGAGAAAAGTAAAAAATAAAGAGAAAATATATTTGCCAGATCCAAAATTCAATGATCCACTTGTTACACGTTTTGTCAATCATTTGATGAAAAATGGAAAAAAAAACGTGGCATATAAAATATTTTATAATGCTATGAAAAAAATAGATTTAATAAAAGAAAGAGAAGAAAAATCAGCATTAGAAATATGGAAAGATGGATTAAAAAATGTAATGCCTCATGTAGAAGTGAGAACTCGTCGGATGGGAGGATCTAATATTCAAGTTCCTGTTCCTATTTCCTCTAATAGCAAAATGACAAAAGCAATGAAATTGTTGATATCTTGCGCATCTATTAGAAAAGAAAAAACTATGGCAAATAAGTTAGCTTCTGAAATATGGGATGCTTTTAAAGAACAAGGAGAAGCTATTAAAAGAAAAGAAAATATTCACAAAATGGCTGAATCCAATAAAGCCTTTTCGCATTTTAGATTTTAG
- the rpsL gene encoding 30S ribosomal protein S12 — protein sequence MPTIQQLIRKGRTSVSKKRKSIALEFCPQRRGVCTRVYTTTPKKPNSAMRKVARVRFTNGREVISYITGEGHNLQEHSIVLVKGGRVKDLPGVKYKIVRGARDTAGVSGRKKSRSKYGAKLPKKG from the coding sequence ATGCCTACTATACAACAATTAATTAGAAAAGGTCGTACTTCTGTTTCTAAAAAAAGGAAATCTATTGCATTGGAATTTTGTCCTCAAAGAAGAGGAGTTTGTACTAGGGTTTATACTACGACACCCAAAAAACCAAATTCAGCTATGAGAAAAGTAGCTCGTGTTAGATTTACAAATGGAAGAGAAGTTATTAGTTATATAACAGGAGAAGGTCATAATCTTCAAGAACATTCAATAGTATTGGTTAAAGGAGGGAGAGTGAAAGATTTGCCAGGAGTAAAGTACAAAATTGTGCGAGGTGCTCGTGATACAGCAGGAGTCAGTGGAAGAAAAAAAAGCAGAAGTAAATATGGAGCTAAATTACCTAAAAAAGGTTGA
- the map gene encoding type I methionyl aminopeptidase: protein MIQLKTIEEIILIKKSAFLASRTLGMLAKEVKPGVNTLYLDKLAEGFIRDHGGKPAFLGLYDFPNTLCVSPNHQVVHGIPNESPLCEGDILSIDCGVYMNGFYGEHAYTFEVGTVSNDIKKFLNCSKKSLYIGISKCLIGNHIGDIGYSIQSYIEKNGYNVVKDLVGHGLGKEMHEEPQVPNFGKKGKGFPLKNGLVLSVEPMVNLGSSEISFHKDEWTITTLDNKISAHYEHNIAIVDGFPCLLSTFRYIYKELNIQSFEEDPFQNKKINIDNF, encoded by the coding sequence TTGATACAGTTAAAAACTATTGAAGAAATAATATTAATCAAAAAAAGTGCTTTTTTAGCTTCTAGAACATTAGGAATGTTAGCTAAAGAAGTTAAACCTGGGGTAAATACTCTTTATTTAGATAAACTTGCAGAAGGTTTTATTCGTGATCACGGAGGAAAACCAGCTTTTTTAGGATTATATGATTTTCCAAATACTTTATGTGTTTCTCCAAATCATCAAGTAGTCCATGGAATTCCTAATGAATCTCCTTTGTGTGAAGGAGACATCTTGTCTATAGATTGTGGTGTTTATATGAATGGGTTCTATGGAGAACATGCTTACACTTTTGAAGTTGGAACTGTTTCTAACGATATAAAAAAATTTCTCAATTGTTCCAAAAAATCTCTTTATATTGGAATTTCCAAATGTTTAATCGGAAATCATATTGGAGATATAGGTTATTCTATACAATCTTATATTGAAAAGAATGGATACAATGTTGTAAAAGATCTTGTAGGTCATGGGTTAGGTAAAGAAATGCATGAAGAACCTCAAGTTCCTAACTTCGGAAAAAAAGGAAAAGGATTTCCATTAAAAAATGGATTGGTGCTTTCTGTAGAACCCATGGTTAATTTAGGTTCTTCAGAAATTTCTTTTCACAAAGATGAATGGACAATTACTACTTTAGATAATAAAATATCTGCTCATTATGAACATAACATAGCTATTGTAGATGGATTTCCTTGTTTACTTTCTACTTTTCGTTATATTTACAAAGAACTTAATATTCAATCATTCGAAGAGGATCCTTTTCAAAACAAAAAAATTAATATTGACAATTTTTGA
- the gpmI gene encoding 2,3-bisphosphoglycerate-independent phosphoglycerate mutase — protein MKKLMLIILDGWGISSSINLSSSAIEQANTPFINYCCNNYPFSKLEASGSYVGLPKGQMGNSEVGHISLGSGRKVIQSLEKINASIESGFFKKKVSTIFDKIYLSRKKIHFIGLLSDGGVHSHMNHLFALLKIAYEKGIKDVFIHVFTDGRDSSPKNSISYIEELLKKTRKYVGKLSSVIGRYYSMDRDHRWERTKKAYNAMVYSKGFYTKNVFSSIEELYKNGVTDEFLPPLIITDNQENPVSRIEDGDVVFCFNFRPDRSRQITELFIGYNSFSDIKKLNLSDYITMTCFNSKYKDIYVLFEKECLTETLGEILEKEGKKQIRIAETEKYPHVTFFFSGGREIPFDKETRILCESPKVSTYDLKPEMSAKNIVKKIIPELKRKNSDFICLNFANPDMVGHTGKMKETIKACEYVDQYTKFCSEEAIKNSYTVIIVGDHGNADYMINPDGSPNTAHTTSLVPFILLDQDIKKQNILLKNKGSLPDLAPTILQLMELPIPHVMSGTSIIRKYRKK, from the coding sequence ATGAAAAAACTAATGTTGATAATTTTGGATGGTTGGGGAATTTCTTCTTCTATAAATTTATCTTCTTCTGCTATAGAACAAGCTAACACACCATTTATTAATTATTGTTGTAATAATTATCCTTTTAGCAAATTGGAAGCTTCAGGATCTTATGTAGGGTTACCAAAAGGACAAATGGGAAATTCTGAAGTAGGTCATATAAGTTTAGGATCTGGAAGAAAAGTTATTCAAAGTTTAGAAAAAATAAATGCATCTATTGAAAGTGGATTTTTCAAAAAAAAGGTAAGCACTATTTTTGATAAAATTTATTTATCCAGAAAAAAAATCCACTTTATTGGATTATTATCTGATGGAGGAGTCCATTCACACATGAATCATCTTTTTGCTTTACTTAAAATAGCTTATGAAAAAGGAATAAAAGATGTTTTTATACATGTGTTCACAGATGGTAGAGATTCTTCACCAAAAAATAGTATTTCTTACATTGAAGAACTTCTAAAAAAAACTAGAAAATACGTTGGAAAATTATCTTCTGTTATTGGAAGATATTATTCAATGGATCGAGATCATAGATGGGAAAGAACTAAAAAAGCATATAATGCAATGGTTTATTCAAAAGGTTTTTATACTAAAAATGTCTTTTCTTCTATAGAAGAATTATATAAAAATGGAGTGACAGATGAGTTTTTACCTCCTTTAATAATTACTGATAATCAAGAAAATCCTGTTTCAAGAATAGAAGATGGAGATGTTGTTTTTTGTTTTAACTTCCGACCAGACCGTTCTAGACAAATCACAGAACTTTTTATTGGATATAATTCTTTTTCAGATATAAAAAAGTTAAATTTATCTGATTACATTACTATGACCTGTTTTAATTCAAAATATAAAGATATTTATGTTCTTTTTGAAAAAGAGTGTTTGACAGAAACATTAGGCGAAATTTTGGAAAAAGAAGGGAAAAAACAGATTCGTATAGCAGAAACAGAAAAATATCCACATGTTACTTTTTTTTTCTCGGGAGGAAGAGAAATCCCTTTTGATAAAGAAACTAGAATTCTATGTGAGTCTCCTAAAGTCTCTACTTATGATTTAAAACCTGAAATGAGCGCAAAAAATATTGTAAAAAAAATTATTCCCGAATTAAAAAGAAAAAACTCAGATTTTATTTGTTTAAATTTTGCGAATCCAGACATGGTAGGCCATACTGGAAAAATGAAAGAGACAATAAAAGCTTGTGAATATGTTGATCAATATACAAAATTTTGTTCTGAAGAAGCAATAAAAAATTCATACACAGTTATTATAGTGGGAGATCATGGAAATGCAGATTACATGATTAATCCCGATGGAAGTCCTAATACTGCTCATACGACATCTTTAGTCCCTTTTATTCTTTTAGATCAAGACATCAAAAAACAAAATATATTGCTAAAAAATAAAGGTTCTTTACCCGATTTAGCCCCTACCATACTTCAATTAATGGAATTACCTATTCCTCATGTTATGAGTGGAACTTCTATTATTAGAAAATATCGAAAAAAATAA
- the tsf gene encoding translation elongation factor Ts: MKISAFQIKKLRKMTGVGVMDCKKALIDSKGNIDEAILILRKKGEEIAINRSHFQIKDGALISSINSDYSSGTIIGLSCETDFLSKSYEFLSFLSILSKKSLTCHTKEDFLSSFFHEKKTVKEMIISHMGVSGERLELKIFEKIDSPFVIDYTHNNHKIATLVGFSSEINISVARNIAMHITAMNPIAINESEIPDLLMKKEIDIIKNQVKKKGKSENMEKKIIQGKIKKFILNNTLMSQKFIKDNKINIQEYLNKFNKNIKINLFKRVSI, encoded by the coding sequence ATGAAAATTTCTGCATTTCAAATCAAAAAACTTAGAAAAATGACAGGGGTTGGAGTAATGGATTGCAAAAAAGCTTTGATTGATTCCAAAGGAAATATAGATGAAGCTATTCTTATTTTAAGAAAAAAGGGAGAAGAAATAGCAATTAATCGATCTCACTTTCAAATAAAAGATGGAGCACTTATTTCTTCTATAAATTCTGATTATTCTTCTGGAACAATTATAGGTCTTAGTTGTGAAACTGATTTTTTATCTAAGAGTTATGAATTTTTAAGTTTTTTATCTATACTATCTAAGAAGTCTTTAACATGTCATACTAAAGAAGATTTTTTATCCAGTTTTTTCCATGAAAAAAAAACTGTTAAGGAAATGATTATTAGTCATATGGGTGTATCGGGAGAAAGATTAGAATTAAAAATTTTTGAAAAAATAGATTCTCCATTTGTCATAGATTATACTCACAACAATCATAAAATTGCAACATTAGTTGGATTTTCTTCTGAAATAAATATATCTGTAGCTAGAAATATAGCAATGCATATTACTGCTATGAATCCTATAGCTATAAATGAGTCTGAAATACCAGATTTACTAATGAAAAAAGAAATAGATATCATCAAAAATCAAGTGAAAAAAAAAGGGAAATCAGAAAATATGGAGAAAAAGATCATCCAAGGAAAAATTAAAAAATTTATTTTAAACAATACTCTTATGAGTCAGAAATTTATAAAGGATAATAAAATAAATATTCAGGAGTATTTGAATAAATTTAATAAAAATATAAAAATAAATCTCTTCAAAAGAGTAAGTATTTAA